A stretch of DNA from Nitrospirota bacterium:
TCTCCCCAGAATTCGTATTCTATCTTTTTTATGGATAACGATATTGTTTTCACTACGGCATCCGAGGAAACCCCTGCATGAATTTTAAACTTCTCGTCTAATGTTTTTGAGACAGGGGAGTTTGATTTCTTTTTGACGACAAATTCTTTCAAAAGCCTTATACCTATATACATTAAAACACATCCTACAAAGAGCTTAAATACTTTTGGATCGGGAAGATAAAAAACCCTTACGTAGTAGCCGATAAACACGCCGGGCAATGTCCCTAAAACTACAACCCATGTAAGTGGCCATGCCATACGCCCTTCTTTTATGTACCGGTAAACGCCGCTTGGAATTGCAAAAATATTAAAAACATGATTTGTTCCGCTAACCGAGGGTGCTGTGTAGTTAAGAAAACTCATCTGGAATGGAAGCAGGAGAAATGCACCGGATATTCCTCCCATAGACGTAAAAAAAGATATAACCATTGCCACAAAGGGAGCCAACAAAATATTGGCTTTAACTCCTGATACTGGAAATGTTACTGTAAGTAAATCCATCATAGTATTATTCTCCTCGATAAAAATCCAAATAATTATGTTTCATGACGACAATATCGTCAACTTTCATCTTTCATTCTGTACCCGGGAAATCCTGCCCTTCTTTGATTCCAAAGAACATTGCAGTTTTTCCTACAGGTATCCCCGACACGACTTCCATTGTTGCTACGTCTATCTTGTTCATAATGTTGTCTTCTGCGTTGATCATGTAAAAGAACTTCCCATCAGGGGTGAAATAAGAAGCATGAGCCTGTTTTTTCCCTTTTCCAACATGGATATCTTTTACGACCTCCTGTTTATCTACATCTATAACCGTAACAATATTGTCTTTATGCTGAATAACAAATATATATTTGCCGTCAATAGCCATTGCCGGATGTCCTGCACCCATGCCTGCCTTTAAGGTTTTCGTAATTTCCTGTTTATCCACATCCAGTACTGCTACAGTTGTACCGCCCTCATTACAGGAAAAGAAATACTTTCCATCTTTCGTGAATACTCCATGATGTCCCAGCCCCTTTTCCCCGGCTTCAAGAGGAATGGGAATATTCTTGACGATTCTGTCCTTGTCAACGTCGATTAACGTTATAGAGGTACCACCTTCCTTTGTGGTTTCGTTCACCGCGTAGAGCAGTTTGCCATCTTTTGAGGGATGGAGGTAGTGATTTGAACCCGGCATACTAAGCGTTGATTTTATCTCACCTGTTGCCACAGCTATTTTGACAATTGTGTTATTAACATTATCTGAGACATATATGTATCCGCCGTCCTTTGACCAGTAAGGGTGCTTAATCATAGCGCCCTTAAATATTCCATCAGGCTCTTTCCCTATGGGAATCGTCTTTATTATGGTGTCGGTTGCCGTATCTATGAAAGATACTTTTAGGGCGTCTTTGTACACAACCGCAAGGGTTTTCCAGTGGGGGGATACCGCAATCAACATGGAAATGGCAGGCAGTGGGATAGTTTTGATTATCTCGAATTTATTCGCATCGATAACAGTCAGATCTCTCGACCCACGGTTGTTCACATATACTTTTCCGTTTTTAGTAAAAGCAAGTGCATGGGGTGTCTTGCCGGTTGGCAGTGTTTTCACAACCTTCTCCGTGCTAAGGTCAACTACTATAAGGTTATCGTCACCTTCATTTGTAACATAGGCAAGCAGTTGGGCAGCATGGACAACATGGTCGGCAAATAAACACCATATAAGTACTGTGAGTAAAACTGCTGTTTTTCTCATCCAATTCCTCCTTAAACATAAATTATTCCATATATAGATTGAAAAATAGTAAAAACCCTCGTTAAATAATTCGATGATAAATGCTATATCTTCTACTTTAGTTGACCACGTTGTCAAGACCACTTTTTAATCGTATTTTTTTATAATTTTCAGATGAGGTAATTCGATAAATTCCATTTTACATCAAAATAAAGTTACAATAAAGAATGATGAAAACAATAGTGTTTCTTATAGCTTGTGCACTGATGCTGCAAAACACTTGTGTCTATGGTTTTGCTGCAAAGAGTGGGTTTATCGCTGCTAAAGTGCATAACTGTGAATTTAAGAAATGCTGTCACAATTGCTCAAAAAAGAAGGATACAGTCAACGAAAAAGCTGGAAAGATTTTTCATCAAACATTTGTATTAACCATTCCTGAGGTAAAAACTGTAAGCCGTTGTTTTCCGGTACGCAATAATTACTTTTTCAATTCGTCAGACATATACAAAGATCCCTTTCTAAATCCATTTCAAAAACCTCCTGCCGTTTAGCCACTAAGCTATAA
This window harbors:
- a CDS encoding sulfite exporter TauE/SafE family protein, with product MMDLLTVTFPVSGVKANILLAPFVAMVISFFTSMGGISGAFLLLPFQMSFLNYTAPSVSGTNHVFNIFAIPSGVYRYIKEGRMAWPLTWVVVLGTLPGVFIGYYVRVFYLPDPKVFKLFVGCVLMYIGIRLLKEFVVKKKSNSPVSKTLDEKFKIHAGVSSDAVVKTISLSIKKIEYEFWGETFSFKPVSMFILSFVVGIIGGAYGIGGGSIIAPFCVAIFNLPVYTIAGAALMGTFITSLAGAIFFSLIPATGGVSATPDWLLGILFGIGGLIGMYLGAKTQKHVPQKIIKLMLGAVIVFLAANYIIQYF